CTTATGCCATAATCATGGTCTTAGTTTACAGTCGTATTTACATTGTTCGTTTATAAAATTTATAAAATTGCTAGACTCCATACCAAGTTACCAACCTACGATTTACCAAATATGTCCGCCGATTTAATAATACGACACCGCCAATCATCAAATTAAAAAAAAAACATACAGCTTGCTCACGATCCCTAACTAAAATGTAACACCATTTAAAATACAAGAACATCACATTCATTTCCCACCAAACAAAGAAAAACCAACACAGAACAGCCCATTCATGACAATTCAAGAACCAAACCTACAACCCCATCTACCAGAAGTTAAAAACAAATCAAAACCCCGCGCTTCGCGGAAAACCCCTACTTAAGTAATAAAACTAACCTTCTGTGTAGGACATGCATTAAAATGGGGAGCCCTTAAAATTAAGTAACATTGATATTTTTTATATATCCCCAAGAATAATAGTAAGAAATGAAATAAAGACCACTAGTAAATAATATATATGACTTTCGAAAAATGAAAAAACATTGTTATAATGTCCCTTGTAGAACTATATTTTGTTGGAAGTCATGTTGTAAAACGTTATGGAATATTTGGTATAAGAACTTATAAATAAATGATTATCCGTAGATTAAAAATGTAAAAGAAAAAAAAGAATATTTGGAATATTTTGGTCAATTCTCTAAAATAGTTTTTTTTTTTAGTTTTTATCACAAAAATAGCTCTCAAAAAATAAAATGACCAAAATAGCCAATTTTTGTTTTGAAAATTTTAATTTCAATTTTTTATTTTTAAAAATTTGAAACTCATCCCAAAAACCCACCTCTTAATTCTAAACCCTAAATCAAAATTAGTTAACCCAATGGATATAAATGCATATTTTACACTTTAATAAAATCTATTTTGGTTATTTTCCTATTTTTTTTTCCGAAGGCTATTTAAACCAACAAAAGGCTATCAATGGGAATTTATCTTTCTTTTTTTGCATAGGGTTACCTCATGAAACAAGAGACTGAGAGATTGACGTTTCCTGTGTTCTTCCTCCACTTCGTCTTCATCTTCAATGAGAATCTCTTTTCCTTTCTCACAGCGTCGTGCCGCCGCAGCCTCTGCTTCGTCCGGAGCATTGTTCACGCTCTTTTTCACCGGATCACAGAGACTTTGATACAAAAGTACTTTCTCTCTCTCTCTCTTAAAATTCTTATCTGTCTTCCGAGAGATTAGAGAGACAGATGATGGAAGTGGAGGTAAGGGATGGTCAAACAAGAGTTATGTCCGATAAATTCTCTGCGGCCACCATAGAGAGACAAAGATTTTATAAGGTTTTATGGTAAGGTTAAAACAAATATTCTCATTCATAAACGACGTAATACTAATTTGTTTTTATAGTGAGTATTTATTCGGATATATATTTCAGCTGTATAGTCAATATTTTCTTGGTAGTGAATTGAGCAGAGGATATTACGTAAAAAGGGAAAGAAATAACATGCAGGGATCTGATTCTCCAGGTTCGCTGATTAGTGATTATATATATACATTTGATTGGTATCTCGTTTGTCCATTTGCATTCAATAAGAAAAGTCCTACTGAATCCGTATTGCCATTAATCAATGCTTAAAATCACGTTTAAGCGAACGGTCATCAAGAGTCGTACCAGATTTAAGCTGAATAACAAAATCTTCTAATTTCAATGATTAGTACAATTGGATAATTACGGAAATAAATGGAACCAAGGCTCATGAAAATATTTGATGTTGGGGTTTTATAAGACGCTGACCCAAAAAGAAAATTGAAAGAGCTTGACAGCCCAATATTTATTAGGTCGCCGGTTTAATCCGATTCACTACAGATGCGTTGAGACTTGAGGATGCTGCTACCATGTAAACCAACCTCACAAGGCTTCTTCATATTCAAAAGGGTGACTTGCTGATTTTGTAGCGTTCTGGAGTCAATTTTAGAAGACTCCACAACAATAACTCAAACCACAGATGCTTGAAGACAACAAAGAACAACAAAGCAGACATAGCTTTTGTTGATACTTATACTATGATTAAAAAGCTGCTAACTTTGACCTTGTTACAAATTACAAGGAAGCTAAAAAGCTTGTACTTGATATAAAAGAATGTGGCCAAATAAGTTAATACTGGTTTGCTTATCGTTTACATAATCGAAATTAATTATCTTTAACCATCAAAAAACTAGACTGTCTTATAAAAAGAATAGTTGCTGAGCCATGATGTTTGCTCGAGGAGGGCTCTGAGTGCTTTCTCTTTGAAGACATGGGAGTCTTGGTGGAGGAGCTAGGAAAGACGCTCTTCTGTCTGCTGGATGTTGAATGTCGAAGAGAAGACTGTCCGCTTTTACGCCGGCTACTCTGAGCTGGATTAGAGTTTCTAACAGAAGAACTCGTCACTGCTGCTCCTGCAAGCTTCTGTTGGGTTTTGACCTTCATTGTCTCAAGCAACTCTTCAGGTTCAAGGAAACGAACTAAAGAAACTCGCCGGGAGATCTTCCCAACTGCCATTAAACAAATAAGAAGAATTACTGAACACAAGATTAAGACACAATTCTTATGAAGGAATGGGAGAAACGTACCGATTTTCGATTCTTTTTCAGATGGTATGATCACAGTTGCATCAGCATCTTGAGAAGCAAAGCTAACAAGGTCAACCTCTTTACCTATCAAATCAAGAGGAAGGTTAAACAAAGGTAATAAAGCAAACTTTAGAGATCAAAACTAAAACATACGGTATGAATCCTCGAATCCTCCCAAGACTCCATCTTCATCTAGCTTAACCTTAAGCTCCTTCGCTTCTATTTCCGGAAACTGAAAAGATCAAAACTTTCGTTGCTACTAAATCGAAAAGGAAAAACATTCTTTCTCCAAAACATACATGACTTATAGGGCACTGGATAAGCCAAAGCTCCTTCGCTCCCGTCACATCAAAGTCAAGGAGCGACTGTAGTTTACTGACTTGGAACTCTTCTGAAGGTTTGTAATCCAATGTCATCTCTACCCCAACTCTCAGCTCTCACAGTTTCTCAAACCTGTAAAAGGATTGAAGATAGCAACTCAATTTTACTAGTTCCTAGCTCCTACACGATCAAAAATCGCAGTTACAGATAGACGATAACCTGAGAACGAAGGGTTGCTCTTGCTCCGTCGACGGCGAATAAACGAGAGAGAGTAGTTATCGGAGATACTCAATGCGACGATGACCTAAACCCTTTTATTTTAAATGTAAGTTCGCTCAAAACGACGTCGTTCGGTGAATTGGCGGGGAAAATAAATTCGGTTATGCACTTAACCGGACGGTTCAATTACGTCAGCCTTGGGCTGAGAATACTGGGCCATAAAGAGGCCTATGAAATGAACGAAGAAGCCCAATGATCCAGAACTGAGATCTCATAAACCCTAAATCCCAAATCGGAATCTGCGTGCGTGTTCCTTAAACGAAGAAGATGATTAGAAGAAGAATCTCTTCGATCATTTCAACATCCCTCTTCAATTCCTCGATTCATCACTCCGCCAAGCCGAGATTCATCGTCTCGTCGCCGCTTCTCCAATGCCGTCGATCTCCGATCCTTACTCAAGTTCCTAGCTTTCCGGGCGGAGTTTCGTCGTTTCAGGGAATGAGGGCTTACAGTTTGTTGAGCTTGAACGATCTGAGAGACAATGTGCCGAGAAAGCTCAAGACGAGGAAAGGAAGAGGTATTGGGTCTGGCAAAGGTAAAACCGCGGGGAGAGGTCACAAGGGGCAGAAGGCGAGAGGGACGATGAAGTTTGGTTTCGAAGGTGGGCAGACTCCGTTACGACGCCGTTTACCTAAACGTGGCTTCAACAACAAGTTTAAGCTCCATTTTCAGGTTAAAGCTCGCTTCTTTCGGTTCTGAGATTTGTTTCTACGGTCTGGAACTCATTAGATTAGGCTAAATCTGAGAATTAGCTTCTTTTTGAATCTCATTGATGTTTTGTTTTAGCTGCTTGTAATGAAATAGATGATACTGTCTGTATATGGTTGTTGTGTTGATGCAGCCGGTTGGTTTGGGGAAGATCGCTAAACTCATAAACGCTGGGCAGATAGATTCACATGAGTTGATCACGATGAAAACGCTCAAGGTTTGGTCACACTCATCACTCTTTTATTCACATGTGTCTCTACTTCTTACTGAAACATTAGCGCTGATCTGCAGGATGTGGGAGCCATAGGAAAGCAAATAGAAGACGGAGTAAGACTAATGGGTCGTGGTGCTGATGAGATTAAATGGCCCCTTCATTTCGAGGTTTCCATTTGAATTATCATGTTTTGCTCTGCACTGTCATTTGCATTTTCCCTGTGGTGCCAAGTCATTGTCATCAGTCCATGAGTTCGCTAGTTTAATGTGGGCGGAGTGGCATGTTTTACTACAGGTTTCGAGAGTGACAGTTAGGGCTAAGGAGGTGGTGGAAGCAGCAGGTGGATCAGTGAGAAGAGTGTATTACAACAAATTGGGGTTGAGGGCATTGCTTAAACCGGAATGGTTTGAGAAGAAAGGAAGGTTATTGCCAAAAGCAGCGAGACCACCTCCTAAACAACAAGATCGTGTCGATAGCATTGGACGTCTTCCTGCTCCGAAGAAACCCATCCCTTTCTATGCAGCTGAGGAAAGCAAAGTTGAGTCTCCTGTTGGATCATGATTTCGGTTAGGCTTTTAACGTTTGATGTTTCGGTTTAAGTTGTTTCTTGTTTCTTGGTCTTGTTCTTACAAGAAAAATTGAGAATGGTCGATGGACCAAATAATGTCATTCACGTTTAAAGTTTTTATGGACTTAAATCCCAAATTAGAATGATTATTATTGATTAGTAGATAACTGTATATATAATGGCCAATTGTTAAATCAAATCTCAGAGATGATTTCTTGTGCAAAAGCAATAGAAATCTATCTTATAATGGTTTACAGACTCTAACTTACAGTGACTTTCTCAAATGGACTGTCAAAGGATAATTATTACCGAATATCAGGAGTTATTGATAAAAAATTATATTATACTACCATAAAGAGACAATTATCAAAAAGATATAGGGTTGGAGTTGTTCTTTTATAGCATGTTTTGAAAACAATTCGTTCAGAAAACAACATATAATTTGCTAGACAGATACAGAGTGATATACAGTAACCTACTGTTAACTTTGCAAAACAGAAAAACATCTTTTACATGGAAAGTAGATTTACAAAAAATAACTGATACTTTTTTTTTACTTTGTAGTTTCCCATAACTATACTGTGTGTAGCAGTATTTTTAATAACATCAGCAGTAACCGCCGTGCGTAATTCAGCTAACTTACAGGAAAGGAGAATGATTGCCTGAATTTAAACGACAGAGCATGAAAAGAAAAAGTTATTTTTCGAGGTTTCAGAACACATTACTTTAAATAAACATGTAATGATGATGACTATATTGTTAATTATAGCACTGATCATTTAAAATAACTACACAAGAAAAGAAAACCTCTTTCTAAAAAATCGTGGATAAATAAGCAAATGGATATGAAGATAGAAACGATGATTAAGAAGCAAAATGCTACGCAGACAAAACCATTCCCTTCGCTTTTACCATATTTATGAAACATTACCTTCCTTTAGTTAATTAATCAGGACGTGTTTTTTAGTACTAAGATCCGTGTCATTGTTCTTTCTCTTAGACAATCATGATAAACATTATTTTATTTTTTAACTACGAAACCGAACGATTATGAAAAATACAAATTTTAGGGAAAAAGTCTGTAAGGGTGATGATTGCATTGTTAGATTTGTAGAATGTCTAATAATTAAAATAAGTTAAATGACGATACTAGATGCATGTATGCAAAGCGTTGTTGGTCCATCACATTGACAATTCGCGATTGACATTTCAAAGAAATTGGTTACAAGCAAACAAATAAGAAGATCCCAAAGAAGTCGATCATATATCTCAAGACCAATCTGTATCAAACTTTATAGTTACACCATATATTTCAGTTCTCTTTAAAATTAATCAATTGGCAAACTCTTTTACAACATGCATAACTAGTCCTCAAACAAAGTCGGCCCTTACACTTTGATACGTGCAACAATACAAATTCCTGTTACAAAAATAAACTACAGCTTCCAGTTACAAGTTAATCATACGATTATTATTATTTTTTTTGCCTCGTTGATAAGAATCAAACCAAAAACACATTTTTGGGCATCTCAAAAAAAAAAAAAAATCAAAACCATTTACACCAGCTTAAAATTCAGAAGCAGGGGGTAAAATAGGAAAACCAAATAAAAGAAAGAAGAAAAACAATTAATAGAAAACTAAATAAAAACGTACGTAGGTGACCTTTAAAGCTTTTCACGGAGAAGATCGATCCCAACTAAGTAAACCGATATCATTGTGTTTTCTAGAGGGACCAGAAGCTGGAACAGGGAAGTGACGTGGTAAGAATCCCAAGAACTGTCGAGATGAAGACGCAACGACGTCGTTATCTTTCTTGTGTAGTTTCGCGTTGAAGACGTTCTTGCTTGTTCTTGCTCCGTTACAGAAACCAAGAAGAAGAAGGATAAGAAGAAACCAAAAGTGGGTTCTTGATATGCAGTTTCGAGACGACATTGTTGAAGAGAGGTTCCTTGAGGAAGGGTTTTTGGTGAAATGGTTTTAATATAGTGAAAAGACTGTGTTTTGTTTGTTGTTGATGGGAAAGAAGGAGATTGGTGAATGAATTTGTTGACAGCAAGAAATATGGGCAGCTAGAGATTGTGAGAGAGAGAGAGAAGACTCTGAATATGAGGTTTTATGTGTGAATTTATTTTGTTTTGATATTTTCTATTTATTTTCAAAACAAAATATTTTTGAATAAATCACGAACCACGCAAGGAATTGTAGACTTGTTGTCAATTGTCAAGTATATTTATTTGGTCTACACGCCGAAGTTCTGTTTAGTGTTAGGTTTTATTAGACTTATTGTAGATATTTTAGGTTTTTAATTTTATTTGAATTTCATCGCAGTAAAAAGATAAAATTATACATTTATGAGTCTCTTATAGACTTGTTGTCATCTGTATTTGTCAAGTACGTTTGGTCTACATGCCGAAGTTCTGTTTAGTGTTGGGTTTTCTTTGGCTATAATTGTAGATATTTTAGGTTTTTTGTTTATATTTTAGTTTCGTCGCAGTAAAAAGAAACAAAATATACATTTCTTGTAAGTTTGCGACTGTTGTGAGTTTTACTAAAATTCATCCAAAGCTTCATAACCCATTCGGTTGCCGCCTTGCCAAAATTTGAAGTCGAACATCTAATATTTTGCATATTCTTAGCCATAAAAAGTTACCGAGCAGGTGTAGATTTTGTTATTGCATCGTTGTAGCCTTCTTTTCATCAGGTGGCTTGGGTTTAGAGCTGGTGCATTTAGGTCAAGTTGTACATATAGTTACCCCAGTTTAGGATCAGCTAAGTTGTAGCTTAAACAATTCTACTCTGAAGCCAGTTTACAAAAAAAAAAAACAATTCTACTCTGTCTATAAAAAAATCAAGAGCAATATGTGAAACTAGTCGGAGAAAAAAAATGTTTCCTAGATGGTGAAAAGTGTGGAAGATTTTTTAGTTGAGTGGTTTCATTAAAAGTTCATTAATACTTTTATAACAAGATGTTTGGATTTTGAGTCCAAGAAAGTTGAATTATGCATATTATTGGAGAATTGTTTTTAGGAAATCTTCATAGAAGTTCAGGATATTGCAACAAACATAAATCCTCACGAGACTAGTCGTCGACTGTATATTTATATATATATAACATTTCAATAGTTTGTCAGAAAATAATTAACCAACATTAAAAAGATGAAACATTTATTTTAATAAACATTTTGTATCTTCTATATTTGTCTTTCGCTACTATGTGAAAAATATTTAGATAATAAGAACATCAACATTGGTGAGAGTTTCATTGATTTTTCCTAACGAAAATTTTAATATTTTAAACAAAATTTAACTTTGAGATTTTGACAAATGACGGATGAATCTAAAATAGAGTAAAATTTATAAAACAAGAGATTCTCAAACTCTTTTTTTTTCTTTAATTTTCTATTTTATTATTTTTATTCATAAAAGTTCTTTGAATAAACTATCAATATGGAATCTCTAAAATTAGGACATATATGGATACAGTCAAATAAATCATAGGTCTTAGTTTTCAAATTTTGAGAGATTTTTTTACAGAGATTTAAATTACCAAATAATAAAAACAGTTCTTATTTAAAAAAATTAAAAATATTTATATACTCCAAAATTTAGATTCGTTCATGTCTAAAACATCCCATTAATAATTCATCAATACTACTGATTAAAACAATGTACGGTTAATTTATGATAATATATTTCTAAATAATCATCTTCTTGAATTGAGAAAAGACGTTTGTATGGCCCAACAATGTGTTTTCTCTTCTGAATAGTTGCTTAATTAGGAAATACTTTGCTGCTCAGGAATTATATATTTCGACAGAAGTAACACCGTAAACATAAATCTATGNNNNNNNNNNNNNNNNNNNNNNNNNNNNNNNNNNNNNNNNNNNNNNNNNNNNNNNNNNNNNNNNNNNNNNNNNNNNNNNNNNNNNNNNNNNNNNNNNNNNNNNNNNNNNNNNNNNNNNNNNNNNNNNNNNNNNNNNNNNNNNNNNNNNNNNNNNNNNNNNNNNNNNNNNNNNNNNNNNNNNNNNNNNNNNNNNNNNNNNNNNNNGCCCAAGTCTCACAAAATTATTTATTAAATTAAAAAAAAATTCCAACATTTAACTCAAAATCTTTTAAAACGCATGTTTTATAGCTGATCACATCATCACGTCCTTCGCTATTTATATCTTAATTGACAAAAAAAAAAAGAAGGATATAACAAAGAAACTGATTCACTCACTTCCCATGTTTTTTCTTACAAGTAACTGAACATCTTAAAATAAAAATTCAAGGTTTCATCACCTATGTTCAGTTCAGTTCAGTGAAAGAACGTAAACAGTGGGCAAAGAGAAATTAATAATATAAAGTCATATGGTAAGGTGTGGCCTTTTGTATGCTATGTCAAGACTCAAAAAGCTTTATATTATTTACTTATATACAATTATATTGTTTTCTTTCTTTGGTTAGGAGAGAACATGATAGGCCCCAGTACAAACATAGTGACCGATTATAATTTTATTACAATACAGAAACTATTCAAACTTTATTGCAAAATCTTCCTCAATCTGCTACTTGAAATGCATATATTTTGCTATAATTTGTATAGACACACGTATGTGTACAGTGCACTTATCAATCACCGTTCTTGCTATTTCAATCTCTTGTTTAGACCATGTCAATAGAATTAAGGGTTTTTCTTATTCAATGCAACGTGATCCCTACATTTCCACGATTTTATCATTTTTCATTAACCCTTGTAAGTAATAGAATTCGAATACATGAGAAGTATTGTGATACACACTAGTAGGAAACATGAAAATATTAACACAAGTAAAAACCATCTTATCGTAGTTTTTTTTTTTTGAAAAAGGCTACCATCTTATCTTAGTTGCTTAAAACACTACCAATCAGGCAAATGCAATCACACCCATAATAACTTATACGAATTATTTGTTATGGAAAGAAAGAACTTGAATTCAATGAGTATGGACTAAAATTACCATATCGTCCATATCTACGAGATGGAGCAGAAGAACAGAAAGTAAACAAAAATAGAAGTCATAGTAATGTCAGTACCAACAGTTGAAATCTGAAGTTGGTCTAAGTTCCATACCTATCTTGACTATTTCAAACACTGACTATACGTCTTCGCTACTCTAATTACAAATCTAGAAACCGTACATCTCCATTATTATTTCGTTTATGTCGATAAAAACTATTTCAGGCCAACACGAAAACTGACTGACAATTCTACCCAGCCAAGCCCTAGATTGGTTGTACAGGTTTCTAGTGAAGTATAGTTATGGACCATTGATTTATATAATGTAATGTCACATTACACACACATATATAGGTATATAGTATCGGCTAGGTACCGTATTTGGTGTGTGCTTTGCCACATTATTATCATATTATGTATATATGGACTGATTAGTAATACACTGACCGTTTTTGTGTTGTGATTAACGTTTTAACCCAAGACGCATCACCATACGTTTTACTTTATGAATCCAAACGTGGAAATAGATTGCAACACCGTCAATATGATTAACCGTAATGTTTAACTAATCATTGGATAAACAAAACAGGCCATTTGACAAAAAAATAGTTCCAAAAACTCACATTTGATAAACCATTTATACCCTTTTCGTGCTTGTGCTGCAAATATTTTGAACCCATGGTATATATAATATATACATAATACACTCGTGCGATCGTGCTTATGTGTTAGAGAAGAGATATTGACATATTGTAGTTGTGAAGAAATCAACGTTACGTACTTGACTACGCGTATAGTGTACGGAACGGTCGGAGGGTAAAGGTGGTGCGAGGCATGACTCATGAGTCGAATCACGAGTCATGTCTCATAAATCTTGGGTAATAAATTTACAATGAAAGGCAGGATTCACATGACCATGTCGCACCAAATATCGTTTCAAGGGTTGACATACACATCTCATCCATATTGCCGATTATAGTTATACGGGGAGTAGAAGTATAGTAGATTTATGCAATATTATCTTTTAATTAAATTAAAACTGCGTACGGGTCAATAGTTGGTCATAAACCAAAACGTTGT
The DNA window shown above is from Brassica oleracea var. oleracea cultivar TO1000 chromosome C3, BOL, whole genome shotgun sequence and carries:
- the LOC106328476 gene encoding mediator-associated protein 2-like encodes the protein MTLDYKPSEEFQVSKLQSLLDFDVTGAKELWLIQCPISHFPEIEAKELKVKLDEDGVLGGFEDSYRKEVDLVSFASQDADATVIIPSEKESKIVGKISRRVSLVRFLEPEELLETMKVKTQQKLAGAAVTSSSVRNSNPAQSSRRKSGQSSLRHSTSSRQKSVFPSSSTKTPMSSKRKHSEPSSSKHHGSATILFIRQSSFLMVKDN
- the LOC106331413 gene encoding 50S ribosomal protein L15; translation: MIRRRISSIISTSLFNSSIHHSAKPRFIVSSPLLQCRRSPILTQVPSFPGGVSSFQGMRAYSLLSLNDLRDNVPRKLKTRKGRGIGSGKGKTAGRGHKGQKARGTMKFGFEGGQTPLRRRLPKRGFNNKFKLHFQPVGLGKIAKLINAGQIDSHELITMKTLKDVGAIGKQIEDGVRLMGRGADEIKWPLHFEVSRVTVRAKEVVEAAGGSVRRVYYNKLGLRALLKPEWFEKKGRLLPKAARPPPKQQDRVDSIGRLPAPKKPIPFYAAEESKVESPVGS